The window CCACTCGGGCGCCTGCGCGCGGAGCGGCTGTGCTGCGGCGAGAAGGGCCGCCAAAGTTGCGAGGTGAAACAGTCGGGTCGTGTTCATGTTTGGTCGCGGTGCGGTTGGATGACGGCCGGATTCTGAGCAGGATTCAATTCGTCCGGCGAGGGGAAACAGGCGTGAGGCGTTCGTTGCGCCCATTCCGTTTCTGATTCAAGCGCGACGACGCACGCGCTACGGCGCGGGTTTCCACAGTTCCCGGTCGGCCATGAAGAGCTGGTCGGGGAAGCCCTCGGTGAACGCGTGCCGCAGCGGGAAGTTCTCGGGCCGTTCGCCAACCACGATCGCCTCGGCGGCGAACATGCCCCAGTCGCGTTCCTCGCCGCGCAGCATTTCGGAGACGAGTCTCTGATCGAGCGTGAGCTGTGTGAGATACAGCGCGCGCACCGGCCGGCGGCGATGCACGCTCTGGAAATCCTCGCGCGCGTCCCACGTGAGCCACATGCAATCGCGCCCGCCATACCACGCCACGGCCCACGGCACGTCGCTCATCATCAGGTCGCTTCCGCCCAGCCAGCCCGCGCGCTCGGCGATGAACGGCGGATAATACGGCGGCCAGGCGATGGCCGGGCGCTTCGGACCGGTGAGCGTGAGCACCAGCGGCAGGCTGATCACCGCGATGAAAAGTCCGACCGCCGTGCCGCGCTGCGCCGGCGTCTCGAGCTGCAACTGATCCAGCATCACCGAGAACAGCCCGACGCCAAACACGAACACCACCGGCGCCGCGAGCACCAGCAGGTTCTCGCCATTGAAGTCCGGCGACAGCGCGGACATCTGCGTGCGCCCGAAGGCCTGCGCGACCGCCAGCAATCCAAGGCTTGAGAGCACAAACACCCGGGTCTTGCCGAGCACCGGGCTGTTGAACCGCAGCAGCAGGGCGGCGAGGAACAGCGCCGCGAGCCAGCTCCCGCCCAGCCGCGGCAGCTCATCCGCCAGGATGCGCGTGAAGTTCGGCCGGAACTTCGCCCAGTATTCGTCGAGGTCCACCTTGCCGAGGTCGTTCGGCGTCTCAGGATTCGCCGGGTTCACCGCGCGTTCGAGGCGGCTGCCGGGAAAGCGCTCCGAGTCGGCGAAGATCGCGTAGCCCGCGGTGCCGAAGAGCGTGCCGCTCACCTCGTGGTTGCGCAGGAGCCACGGCGTGAACACGCCCGCGAACGCCGCGAGCGCGAGCAGCACCATCGGCGCGCGTTTGATGCCGAAGCCCGCGCCAAGGAACACGCATACGGGCAGGATGAGCACGGCGAGCGAGTAGCGCGTGAGCGCCGCCGCGCCGGCAAGCGCGCCCGCGAGCAGCGCCACGGGCAGCAGCCGCGCCCAGCTCCAGCCGTTCGAGCGATGGCCTTGTTCCGCCGCGACAAGGCACCAGAGAATCGCGAGGAAGAGCACCGCGCCGAGCATCGTCGGCAGTCCGGACAGGCTGAACTTCCAGAACACATCACTGAGCAGCAGCGCGAGGGCCGAGAGCCACGCCACGAACCGGTCGAACAACCGCAGCGCGAGACGGAACACGATGAAGCACGCGACCAGCAGAAGCGACTGGTTGAGCCACGCGATGCGCTGCTCGGGCTCGTGCCGCTTGAATTCGTTCGCGGGAGCGATGGCGGCTTCGGCGGGCATGCGTTTCATCCACTCGGCGAGCAGCCACGGATACGCGGGCGCGTTCGCGAGGTCCGGGTGCGCCCCGGCGGAAGCCGGCGCGTTGGTCCCGTTGTGCTGCTCCAGCAGCCACACGCTGAACGGCCGGATGAAGTGCGTGGTGCAACCCCTGCCCGTGGCAAGATTGCGCGCAAGTTGCGCGGCGTCCATCGCTTCCGGTGATGCGAAATGCCGGAACTGCTGGAGGTTGAAGAGCGTCGCAAGCCCGAGGAAGACGAGGACGAACGCGAGCCCCTTGAGCAGGCGCGCGGCCGCCCCGGACTCGAGCGAGTGGATGAATTCCTGGGCGCGCATCAGAAGGGGAGCCGGGCGTGGCTTGCCACCGACGGGCTTGCGCGGCGTTGGCGTGTCGGAATCGCGTGGATCAAAAACCCTCCAGGTGGAATTCGTGCAGCTTGCGGTGAAGCGTGCGGCGGCTGATGCCCATGCGCTTCGCGGCGTGCGTGCGGTTGTTGCCGCAGTCCTTGAGCGCGCGGATGAGCAGCTGCCTCTCGGCCTCCTTGAGTGTGAGCGCGTCCTGCGCGAGGAGCGGCTCGGCGCCCGCGAGCGGATCGCGCAGCGCCTGCGGCAGGTCGCGCGTGTCCACCGTGGCGCCGCGGCAGAACACGACCGCGTGCTCCATCGACGTGCGGAGTTCGCGCACGTTGCCGGGCCATGGATACTTCATCATCGCCTCGAGCGCCTCGGCGGTGAAGTCGTTGACCGGCTTGCCGTTCTCCTTCGCGAATTCGCGCAGAAACGCCTGCGCCAGCAGCGGAATGTCCTGCTTCCGGTCGCGCAACGGCGGCAGCCGCAGCTCGACCACGCGCAGCCGGAAGTAAAGGTCCTCGCGAAATGTCCCCGCCTTCACCATCGCCCCGAGGTCCTTGTTCGTCGCCGTGATCACGCGGACATCCGCCGTCAGCGTCTTGTTCGAGCCCACGCGCTCAAAGGTGCGCTCGCCGAGGAACCGCAGCAGCTTCACCTGCACCGTCGCGTCGATCTCGCCCACCTCGTCGAAGAACAGCGTGCCCCCCTGCGCCTGCTCGATGCGGCCGACGCGCCGCTCGTGCGCGCCCGTGAACGCGCCCTTCTCGTGGCCGAACAACTCGCTCTCGAGCAATGACGCCGGCAACCCCGCCGCGTGCACCGTGACCAGCGGCGCCCGCGCGCGCGGGCTGAGCTGGTGGATCGCGCGCGCAATCATCTCCTTGCCCGTCCCGCTTTCGCCGAGCAACAGCACGCTCGCGCGCGTCGGCGCGACCTGTTGCACGGCCTCGAAGACCTCGCGCATCGGCGGCGATTCGCCGACGAGGTGGTCAAGCCCGAACCGCGTGTCGAGCTGCTTGCGGAGCTGGACGTTTTCCGACTCGAGCGTCTGGCTGCGGAGCGCCCGCGCGATGCGCATCTCGAGTTCCTCGATCTGCAGCCGGCCC is drawn from Verrucomicrobiota bacterium and contains these coding sequences:
- a CDS encoding sigma-54-dependent Fis family transcriptional regulator, with the protein product MTKPQVLIVDDEKMTRDGLRAALEDRYDVYVAEDAASAMNLLERDHFAALLTDLKMPGDDGLKLIRRAKSLARPPVCILMTAYGSEDVAVDAMKHGADDYISKGRLQIEELEMRIARALRSQTLESENVQLRKQLDTRFGLDHLVGESPPMREVFEAVQQVAPTRASVLLLGESGTGKEMIARAIHQLSPRARAPLVTVHAAGLPASLLESELFGHEKGAFTGAHERRVGRIEQAQGGTLFFDEVGEIDATVQVKLLRFLGERTFERVGSNKTLTADVRVITATNKDLGAMVKAGTFREDLYFRLRVVELRLPPLRDRKQDIPLLAQAFLREFAKENGKPVNDFTAEALEAMMKYPWPGNVRELRTSMEHAVVFCRGATVDTRDLPQALRDPLAGAEPLLAQDALTLKEAERQLLIRALKDCGNNRTHAAKRMGISRRTLHRKLHEFHLEGF